The following proteins are encoded in a genomic region of Comamonas resistens:
- a CDS encoding CaiB/BaiF CoA transferase family protein has protein sequence MTAAQTLSKPLPLDGIRILDFTRVLAGPMSTALLADLGAEVVKVEPPQGDDYRAIGPMRNGQSALFTVMNRNKQSLVLDLKHPQAVAVVHELAQQVDVVVENFRPGVAERLGIGPAALRTLNPRLVYVSVSGFGQTGPLAHRPAYDIIVQAMSGLMEATGEPQGAPTLVGEAVSDVVAGLFASWATLAALLQAQRTGEGQHVDVSMFDTTLTFLATSMSRYLFTGQPARRVGNRHPLSAPFGVYQARDGHFALAVLNKKLFDATVQAMELPQLAGDPRFATDESRSAHEPALRAALEGWAMQHEVAEVVARLEAAGVPVAPIWNIAQALESEQIQARGLLREVDDERLPGLRLPTQPVHFNGACANRAQRAPALGEHTELLLSSWLNRSGEAIAALREAGALGPAH, from the coding sequence ATGACCGCTGCCCAAACCCTATCCAAGCCGCTCCCGCTGGACGGCATCCGCATCCTGGACTTCACAAGGGTCCTGGCCGGCCCCATGTCCACGGCCTTGCTGGCCGACCTGGGCGCCGAAGTGGTCAAGGTGGAGCCGCCCCAGGGCGACGACTACCGCGCCATAGGCCCCATGAGGAACGGCCAGAGCGCGCTGTTCACGGTGATGAACCGCAACAAGCAAAGCCTGGTGCTGGACCTCAAGCATCCGCAGGCCGTGGCCGTGGTGCATGAACTGGCGCAACAGGTGGATGTGGTGGTCGAGAACTTCCGCCCCGGCGTGGCCGAGCGCCTGGGCATTGGGCCAGCGGCGCTGCGCACCCTCAATCCCCGGCTGGTCTATGTGAGCGTCTCGGGCTTCGGTCAGACCGGCCCGCTGGCCCACCGCCCGGCCTACGACATCATCGTGCAGGCCATGAGCGGGCTGATGGAAGCCACGGGCGAGCCCCAGGGCGCCCCTACGCTGGTGGGCGAGGCCGTCAGCGACGTGGTGGCTGGCCTGTTCGCCTCCTGGGCCACGCTGGCCGCGCTGCTGCAGGCCCAGCGCACTGGAGAGGGCCAGCATGTGGACGTGTCCATGTTCGACACCACGCTGACGTTTCTGGCCACCTCCATGTCGCGCTATCTGTTCACCGGCCAGCCCGCGCGGCGCGTGGGCAACCGCCATCCGCTGTCGGCCCCGTTCGGCGTCTACCAAGCGCGCGACGGCCACTTTGCGCTGGCCGTGCTCAACAAGAAGCTGTTCGACGCCACGGTGCAGGCCATGGAGCTGCCGCAGCTGGCGGGTGACCCGCGCTTTGCCACGGACGAGAGCCGCTCTGCCCACGAGCCAGCGCTGCGCGCCGCGCTCGAGGGCTGGGCCATGCAGCACGAGGTGGCCGAGGTGGTGGCCAGGCTGGAGGCCGCGGGCGTGCCCGTGGCGCCGATCTGGAACATAGCGCAGGCGCTCGAGTCCGAGCAGATCCAGGCGCGCGGCCTGCTGCGCGAGGTCGACGACGAACGCCTGCCCGGCCTGCGCCTGCCCACCCAGCCTGTTCATTTCAACGGCGCTTGCGCCAACCGCGCCCAGCGTGCGCCCGCCCTGGGCGAACACACCGAGCTGCTGCTTTCGAGCTGGCTGAACCGCAGCGGCGAGGCCATAGCCGCGCTGCGCGAGGCCGGCGCCCTGGGCCCCGCGCATTGA
- a CDS encoding acyl-CoA dehydrogenase family protein, giving the protein MNFLRLGSTEDDQAIADAVARFADETLAPVAQAMDEEAFSATRHVPGLAALGVMGMNLPESLGGPGVTPTAMLMSLVAISRACAATSSMIGAHYLGTDAVHLGGSAEQQAQWLPRCASGEWLAAFALTEPRGGSHPADMRTRAVRDGDEYVITGVKHFISNAAEAAFMVVFAKTDLEAGARGVSAFIVPRDLAGIQVSSPEKLMGIRGGHAFEVSLDGVRVPAANRLGAEGTGFKIAMKVLDNSRLDVAATSLGIAEAALMAAVDWANQRLVGGEPIATKQAIQFKLAEMKLRLEAAWGLTMQALALRQAGQPFTQQSAMAKLYASEMVGFVTDEALQIHGGYGYTREMPLERYVRDARILRIYEGSSEIQRTIIARSVLQGV; this is encoded by the coding sequence ATGAACTTTCTGAGACTGGGAAGCACCGAGGACGACCAGGCCATTGCCGACGCCGTGGCGCGCTTTGCCGACGAAACCCTGGCCCCCGTGGCCCAGGCCATGGACGAGGAGGCGTTTTCCGCCACCCGCCATGTGCCGGGCCTGGCGGCGCTGGGCGTGATGGGCATGAACCTGCCCGAGTCCCTGGGCGGCCCGGGCGTGACGCCCACGGCCATGCTGATGTCGCTGGTGGCCATCTCGCGTGCCTGCGCGGCCACCTCGTCCATGATCGGTGCCCATTACCTGGGCACGGATGCGGTTCACCTCGGCGGCAGCGCCGAGCAGCAGGCGCAATGGCTGCCGCGCTGCGCCAGCGGCGAGTGGCTGGCCGCGTTCGCGCTGACCGAGCCGCGCGGCGGCTCCCACCCTGCGGACATGCGCACCCGCGCTGTGCGCGATGGCGACGAGTACGTGATCACGGGCGTCAAGCACTTTATCTCCAACGCCGCGGAAGCGGCCTTCATGGTGGTCTTTGCCAAGACGGACCTGGAGGCCGGCGCGCGCGGCGTCAGCGCCTTCATCGTGCCGCGCGATCTGGCTGGCATCCAGGTGTCTTCGCCCGAGAAGCTCATGGGCATACGCGGCGGCCATGCCTTCGAGGTGTCGCTGGACGGCGTGCGCGTGCCCGCAGCCAACCGACTGGGGGCCGAAGGCACGGGCTTCAAGATCGCCATGAAGGTGCTGGACAACAGCCGCCTCGATGTGGCCGCCACCTCGCTGGGCATTGCCGAGGCCGCGCTCATGGCGGCAGTCGATTGGGCCAATCAGCGCCTGGTCGGCGGCGAGCCCATCGCCACCAAGCAGGCCATTCAGTTCAAGCTGGCCGAGATGAAGCTGCGCCTCGAAGCGGCCTGGGGCCTGACCATGCAGGCACTTGCCCTGCGCCAGGCCGGCCAGCCTTTCACCCAGCAGTCGGCCATGGCCAAGCTCTACGCCTCGGAAATGGTGGGCTTCGTGACCGACGAAGCGCTGCAGATCCACGGCGGCTATGGCTACACGCGTGAGATGCCACTGGAGCGCTATGTGCGCGACGCGCGCATTCTGCGCATCTACGAGGGCTCTTCCGAGATCCAGCGCACCATCATCGCGCGCTCGGTTCTTCAGGGGGTGTGA
- a CDS encoding ABC transporter substrate-binding protein: MALVSACLAAAAPQAGAQETKIVLGMSGWTGFAPLTLADKTGIFKKNGLNVELKMIPQKDRHLALASGAIQCAATTIETHVAWNTNGVPIVQLFQMDKSYGADGIAVRNDVKSFADLKGKTVAVSAPGTAPYFGLAWMLHKNGMTMKDVKTVSLEPQPAAQAFVAGQNDAAMTYEPYLSTVRANPAAGKILATTIDYPMVMDTVGCDPKWLKANAPAAKALAQSYFDAVAMIAADKDKSYEIMGAAVKQSGEQFGKSASFLKWSDKEANQKFFANDLVPFMKESAVILKEAGVIRSIPENYGVMYDASFIK; this comes from the coding sequence ATGGCGCTGGTTTCCGCTTGCCTGGCCGCCGCCGCACCGCAGGCCGGGGCCCAGGAAACCAAGATCGTGCTAGGCATGTCCGGCTGGACCGGCTTTGCGCCGCTGACCCTGGCCGACAAGACCGGAATCTTCAAGAAAAACGGCTTGAACGTCGAGCTGAAGATGATTCCGCAGAAGGACCGCCACCTGGCACTGGCCTCAGGCGCCATCCAGTGTGCCGCGACCACCATCGAAACCCATGTGGCCTGGAACACCAACGGCGTGCCGATTGTCCAGCTCTTCCAGATGGACAAGTCGTACGGCGCCGACGGCATTGCCGTGCGCAACGACGTCAAGAGCTTTGCCGACCTCAAGGGCAAGACCGTGGCTGTGAGCGCGCCCGGCACGGCCCCCTACTTCGGCCTGGCCTGGATGCTGCACAAGAACGGCATGACCATGAAGGACGTGAAGACCGTGTCGCTGGAGCCACAGCCAGCGGCCCAGGCCTTTGTGGCAGGCCAGAACGACGCGGCCATGACCTATGAGCCCTATCTGTCCACCGTGCGCGCCAACCCCGCGGCCGGCAAGATCCTCGCCACCACCATCGACTACCCCATGGTGATGGACACCGTGGGCTGCGATCCCAAATGGCTCAAGGCCAATGCCCCCGCCGCCAAGGCCCTGGCCCAGTCCTATTTCGATGCCGTGGCCATGATCGCCGCCGACAAGGACAAGAGCTACGAGATCATGGGCGCGGCCGTCAAGCAAAGCGGCGAGCAGTTTGGCAAGTCGGCCTCCTTTCTCAAGTGGTCGGACAAGGAAGCCAACCAGAAGTTTTTCGCCAATGACCTGGTTCCCTTCATGAAGGAATCGGCCGTTATTCTCAAGGAAGCCGGCGTCATTCGCAGCATCCCCGAGAACTATGGCGTCATGTACGACGCCAGCTTCATCAAGTAA
- a CDS encoding ABC transporter permease, with protein MTKVITPSVSPVRKRRMAPLEPVSPTMKWVLGTGFFVLFVVIWSTVTLGGFVSPTFLASPMTMVREGITLFTEYDFLHDIGMTVWRVMGGFILASIVAVPLGIAMGAWKPVEAFFEPFVSFCRYLPASAFIPLLILWAGVGETQKLLVIYIGSVFQITLMVAVTVGGARKDLVEAAYTLGASNTGIVRRVLIPGAAPGIAETLRLVLGWAWTYVIVAELIGSSSGIGHMITDSQALLNTGQIIFGIIVIGLIGLVSDFIFKTINRRMFEWSTL; from the coding sequence ATGACCAAGGTGATAACGCCTTCCGTGTCCCCGGTACGCAAACGCCGCATGGCTCCGCTGGAGCCTGTCAGCCCCACGATGAAATGGGTACTGGGCACCGGTTTCTTCGTGCTCTTCGTCGTGATCTGGTCCACCGTCACGCTGGGCGGCTTTGTCTCGCCCACCTTCCTGGCCAGCCCCATGACCATGGTGCGCGAAGGCATCACGCTGTTCACCGAGTACGACTTCCTGCACGACATAGGCATGACGGTGTGGCGCGTCATGGGCGGCTTCATCCTGGCCTCCATCGTCGCAGTCCCTCTGGGCATCGCCATGGGCGCCTGGAAACCCGTCGAAGCCTTTTTCGAGCCCTTTGTCTCGTTCTGCCGTTACCTGCCGGCCTCGGCCTTCATCCCGCTGCTGATCCTCTGGGCCGGCGTGGGCGAGACGCAGAAGCTGCTGGTGATCTATATCGGCTCGGTGTTCCAGATCACGCTGATGGTGGCCGTCACCGTGGGCGGCGCGCGCAAGGACCTGGTTGAGGCGGCCTATACCCTGGGCGCCAGCAATACCGGCATCGTGCGCCGCGTGCTGATTCCAGGTGCCGCCCCCGGCATTGCCGAGACACTGCGCCTGGTGCTGGGCTGGGCCTGGACCTATGTGATCGTGGCCGAGCTGATCGGCTCGTCCTCGGGCATAGGCCACATGATCACCGACAGCCAGGCCCTGCTCAATACCGGCCAGATCATCTTCGGCATCATCGTCATCGGCCTGATCGGCCTGGTGTCCGACTTCATCTTCAAGACGATCAACCGCCGCATGTTCGAGTGGAGCACTCTGTGA
- a CDS encoding LysR substrate-binding domain-containing protein has product MIHLNLRQLEYFVAAARHGSTSRAAQAINVSQPSISKAIADLELQWKEVLFVRKHAKGLDLTAAGASRSQEAMALLAAAEKLQQRRQHGLAGVLRLGFLSTLGALWIPQILTQMQKRHPDIRLELVEGDIASLTRQVEQGELHAALQYGLGLERPGLSTLAVAALPPYVLLPQRHPLAAAASVSVAELARSPLLLINLPQSREYFLSLFREAGVTPTVSYEFSSLELLRSMVANGHGVSILTTRPAVDRTHDGKRLVCKRIKGRVAKQPVVLSVPSSNASPLIAPFLSVARSVIAPQ; this is encoded by the coding sequence TTGATTCATCTCAATCTGCGCCAGCTCGAATACTTCGTGGCCGCGGCCCGCCATGGCAGCACCTCCAGGGCGGCACAAGCCATCAACGTCTCCCAGCCTTCGATCTCCAAAGCCATTGCCGATCTGGAGCTGCAATGGAAGGAGGTGCTGTTCGTGAGAAAGCATGCCAAGGGGCTGGATCTGACGGCTGCGGGCGCGAGCCGCAGCCAGGAGGCCATGGCGCTGCTGGCCGCCGCCGAAAAGCTGCAGCAGCGCCGCCAGCACGGCCTGGCCGGCGTGCTGCGCCTGGGCTTTCTGAGCACGCTGGGCGCGCTGTGGATTCCGCAGATCCTGACCCAGATGCAAAAGCGCCATCCCGACATCCGGCTGGAGCTGGTCGAGGGCGATATCGCCTCGCTCACCCGTCAGGTGGAGCAGGGCGAGCTGCACGCGGCGCTGCAGTACGGGCTGGGACTGGAGAGGCCGGGCCTGAGCACCCTGGCCGTCGCGGCCTTGCCGCCCTATGTACTGCTGCCACAGCGCCATCCGCTGGCAGCGGCGGCCAGCGTGAGCGTGGCCGAGCTGGCACGTTCACCCCTGCTGCTGATCAATCTGCCGCAGAGCCGCGAGTACTTTCTGTCCCTGTTCCGCGAAGCCGGCGTCACGCCCACGGTGAGCTATGAGTTCTCGTCGCTGGAGCTGCTGCGCTCCATGGTGGCCAACGGGCATGGGGTCAGCATTCTGACCACCCGCCCCGCCGTGGATCGCACCCATGACGGCAAGCGCCTGGTCTGCAAGCGCATCAAGGGCCGGGTGGCCAAGCAGCCCGTGGTGCTGTCCGTGCCCAGCAGCAATGCCTCGCCGCTGATTGCACCGTTTCTGAGCGTGGCCAGAAGCGTGATCGCACCGCAATAG
- a CDS encoding flavin reductase family protein, translating into MTTTHSYAPRQGHGLPHDPFNAIVGPRPIGWISTCSAAGVLNLAPYSFFNAFNYVPPIIGFASIGHKDTLANIEATGEFVWNLATEALAQQMNQSSASVPPETDEFTLSGLTPLTSSQVRPPRVQESPVSMECRRTQIIQLQGADGSTVPTWLVLGEVVMVHIDTSLLDNGIFQTARARPLLRAGGAGDYFTISMQGHLDMRRPK; encoded by the coding sequence ATGACAACTACACATTCATATGCGCCGCGGCAAGGCCACGGCCTGCCCCACGACCCTTTCAACGCGATCGTGGGCCCCCGCCCCATTGGATGGATTTCCACCTGCTCCGCGGCAGGCGTGCTGAACTTGGCGCCTTACAGCTTTTTCAATGCGTTCAATTACGTGCCGCCCATCATCGGCTTTGCCAGCATCGGACACAAAGATACATTGGCCAATATCGAAGCGACCGGCGAGTTCGTATGGAATCTGGCGACCGAGGCCCTGGCCCAGCAGATGAACCAAAGCAGTGCCTCGGTACCTCCCGAGACGGATGAATTCACCCTGTCCGGCCTGACTCCTTTAACGTCTTCACAGGTGCGGCCACCCCGCGTGCAGGAAAGTCCCGTTTCCATGGAATGCCGGCGGACACAGATCATCCAGCTGCAAGGCGCTGATGGCTCGACCGTGCCCACATGGCTGGTGCTGGGCGAAGTGGTGATGGTGCATATCGACACATCGCTACTGGACAACGGAATTTTCCAGACTGCACGTGCCCGCCCGTTATTGCGAGCGGGCGGTGCGGGGGACTACTTCACAATCAGCATGCAAGGGCATCTTGATATGCGCAGGCCGAAATAA
- the hutC gene encoding histidine utilization repressor produces MDKHSAMSLHGKILTEIEQNILSGRWPPGFRIPSEMELTVHYGCSRMTVNKVLTQLAQAGLLERKRKAGSFVTRPHTSSAVLEIPDLRQVVLGMGQEYTSQLLSRLQRRSTREDMDAMRMSKTSSVVHALCLHMAGMRPFCIEDRLINLEAVPDAEQEMFTEQSPSSWMVNHVPWSSAEHRIRAEAASAETAGLLKVAPGFPCLVIDRCTWTGRLPITFVRLTFPADLYELDAHFSPSAVGSA; encoded by the coding sequence ATGGATAAACACTCCGCCATGTCGCTGCACGGAAAAATCCTCACCGAGATCGAGCAGAACATTCTCAGCGGCCGCTGGCCGCCGGGTTTCCGCATCCCCTCGGAGATGGAGCTTACCGTGCACTACGGCTGCTCACGCATGACGGTCAACAAGGTGCTGACACAGTTGGCCCAGGCTGGCTTGCTGGAGCGCAAGCGCAAGGCAGGCAGCTTTGTCACGCGGCCTCATACCAGCTCTGCCGTGCTGGAGATTCCCGATCTGCGCCAGGTGGTGCTGGGCATGGGGCAGGAATATACCAGCCAGTTGCTCAGCCGTCTCCAGCGCCGGAGCACGCGCGAAGACATGGACGCCATGCGCATGTCCAAGACCAGCTCCGTGGTGCATGCCTTATGCCTGCATATGGCGGGGATGCGCCCATTCTGTATCGAGGACCGCCTGATCAACCTCGAAGCCGTACCGGATGCCGAGCAGGAGATGTTCACGGAGCAAAGCCCCAGCTCCTGGATGGTCAACCATGTGCCCTGGAGCTCGGCCGAGCACCGCATCCGCGCCGAAGCGGCCAGCGCAGAAACGGCGGGCCTGCTCAAGGTGGCCCCAGGCTTTCCCTGCCTGGTCATAGACCGCTGCACCTGGACCGGGCGTTTGCCCATCACCTTTGTACGGCTGACCTTTCCCGCCGACCTGTACGAACTGGACGCACATTTTTCCCCTTCGGCGGTCGGCTCGGCCTGA
- a CDS encoding xanthine dehydrogenase family protein molybdopterin-binding subunit, translating to MNLPQPQALHTQLLTRPATLLVVRQPVAPPRPAPGQPGTATDYVQSTPEIFVAVLADDSAPQGWRAMAFNGHVDLGTGIRTALAQIVAEELEVPLDRLEMVLGHTAAAPNQGPTIASASIQISAVPLRRAAAQAREQLLALAAQQWNVAAGLLQAREGVVRFTDGSDARALGYGQLLRGQQLQLTLAPPDQDVKLKPASEYRLVGRGAARVDIPAKASGELSFVHDVRVPGMRHGRVVRPPHPGRDGGDFIGRCLIAVDRESVARLPGNVQVVTEGDFVGVVADREEQAIAAMRALRVQWRAVPPAPDLNDLASAIRSNSAQHRALVNEGDMDGAFAGAATELRRSYVWPYQMHASIGPSCAVADFQDGHLKLWAGTQNPHMLRTDLDRLLQLGEDRIEIVRLEAAGCYGRNCADDVCADAALLSMAVGAPVRVQLTREQEHQWEPKGTAQLMDVSAAINAQGELLAYDFAVRYPSNDAPLLALLLTGRIPGQPRTLEMGDRTAVPPYRYASQRIACHDMAPIVRSSWLRGVSALPNSFAHDCMIDELAHAAGADPVDYRLRHLDDPRAVELIEATARHAGWQPNQTGSRGRSGTDGLLHGRGVAYARYVHSRFPGFGAAWAAWVIDIDVDPASGRIAVRRLVVGQDTGMMVNPDGVRHQIHGNVIQTLSRSLMEKVAFNAQGVASREWGSYPIIGFRDLPPIEVVLMPRQDKPPMGAGESASVPGPAALANALFDATGRRFYAAPFTPDVVRTRMQALAA from the coding sequence ATGAACCTGCCCCAGCCCCAAGCCCTGCACACGCAGTTGCTGACCCGCCCCGCCACCTTGCTCGTGGTGCGCCAGCCGGTGGCGCCGCCACGGCCCGCGCCAGGCCAGCCCGGCACGGCCACCGACTATGTACAGTCCACGCCCGAGATATTCGTGGCCGTACTAGCCGACGACAGCGCCCCACAGGGCTGGCGTGCCATGGCCTTCAACGGCCATGTGGACCTGGGCACGGGCATACGCACGGCCCTGGCCCAGATCGTGGCCGAAGAGCTGGAAGTACCCCTGGACCGGCTGGAGATGGTGCTGGGCCACACGGCTGCTGCGCCCAACCAGGGCCCGACCATTGCCAGCGCCAGCATCCAGATTTCCGCGGTACCGCTGCGCCGCGCAGCCGCCCAGGCGCGCGAGCAATTGCTCGCGCTGGCCGCGCAGCAATGGAACGTGGCGGCAGGCCTGCTCCAGGCCCGCGAAGGCGTTGTGCGCTTCACTGACGGCAGCGATGCCCGCGCACTTGGCTATGGCCAGTTGCTGCGCGGCCAGCAGTTGCAGCTGACGCTGGCCCCGCCCGATCAGGACGTGAAGCTCAAGCCCGCCAGTGAATACCGGCTGGTCGGCCGTGGCGCGGCGCGCGTGGACATCCCCGCTAAGGCCTCCGGCGAGCTGAGCTTTGTCCACGATGTGCGCGTGCCCGGCATGCGCCATGGACGCGTCGTGCGCCCGCCGCACCCGGGCCGCGACGGCGGCGACTTCATAGGCCGCTGCCTGATCGCCGTGGACCGCGAGTCCGTCGCCCGCCTTCCCGGCAATGTGCAGGTGGTCACCGAAGGCGACTTCGTCGGCGTGGTCGCCGACCGCGAGGAGCAGGCCATCGCCGCCATGCGCGCGCTGCGCGTGCAGTGGCGAGCCGTTCCGCCCGCGCCCGACCTGAACGACTTGGCCAGTGCCATCCGATCCAATTCCGCCCAGCATCGCGCCCTGGTCAACGAGGGCGATATGGATGGTGCCTTCGCAGGCGCCGCCACCGAGCTGCGCCGCAGCTATGTCTGGCCCTACCAGATGCATGCTTCCATCGGCCCCTCCTGTGCCGTGGCTGACTTCCAAGACGGGCACCTGAAATTGTGGGCTGGCACGCAGAACCCGCATATGCTGCGCACCGACCTGGACCGGCTGCTGCAACTGGGCGAAGACCGCATCGAGATCGTGCGCCTGGAGGCGGCCGGCTGCTATGGCCGCAACTGTGCCGACGACGTCTGTGCCGACGCGGCCCTGCTGTCCATGGCCGTGGGTGCGCCCGTGCGCGTACAGCTCACGCGCGAGCAGGAACACCAGTGGGAGCCCAAGGGCACGGCCCAGCTCATGGACGTGAGCGCGGCCATCAATGCGCAGGGCGAACTGCTGGCCTACGACTTTGCCGTGCGCTACCCCTCCAACGACGCGCCGCTGCTGGCTCTGCTACTCACCGGCCGCATCCCGGGCCAGCCGCGCACGCTGGAGATGGGCGACCGCACGGCCGTGCCGCCCTACCGCTACGCCAGCCAGCGCATCGCATGCCATGACATGGCGCCCATCGTGCGCTCCTCCTGGCTGCGCGGCGTCTCGGCCCTGCCCAATTCCTTTGCCCACGATTGCATGATCGACGAGCTGGCCCATGCGGCGGGCGCTGATCCCGTCGACTACCGCCTGCGTCACCTCGATGACCCGCGTGCCGTCGAGTTGATCGAAGCCACGGCACGCCACGCAGGCTGGCAGCCAAATCAAACGGGAAGCCGGGGCAGATCCGGCACCGATGGACTGCTGCACGGGCGCGGCGTGGCCTATGCACGCTACGTGCACAGCCGCTTTCCCGGCTTCGGCGCGGCCTGGGCGGCCTGGGTCATCGACATCGACGTAGACCCCGCCAGCGGCCGCATCGCGGTACGTCGGCTGGTCGTGGGCCAGGACACGGGAATGATGGTCAACCCCGACGGCGTGCGCCACCAGATCCACGGCAATGTCATCCAGACCTTGAGCCGCAGCCTGATGGAGAAGGTCGCCTTCAATGCGCAAGGCGTGGCCAGTCGCGAATGGGGCAGCTACCCCATCATCGGCTTCCGCGACCTGCCGCCCATCGAGGTGGTGCTGATGCCGCGCCAGGACAAGCCCCCCATGGGTGCAGGCGAATCGGCCTCTGTACCCGGCCCGGCCGCCCTGGCCAATGCCTTGTTCGATGCCACGGGCCGACGCTTTTATGCGGCACCGTTCACGCCGGATGTGGTGCGTACCAGAATGCAGGCACTTGCAGCATAA
- the recQ gene encoding DNA helicase RecQ, whose amino-acid sequence MSSAQSILQAVFGYEQFRGPQQAIVSHVIAGGDALVLMPTGGGKSLCYQVPAIARQQLGHGVSIVVSPLIALMHDQVGALHEAGISAAYLNSTLSYDETREVELRLQSGDITLLYAAPERLNTPRFLGLLDDLHAQGKLSLFAIDEAHCVSQWGHDFRPEYRALTVLHERYAGVPRIALTATADALTRADIIERLRLEAAQQFISSFDRPNIRYKIAEKKDVTNQLLRFIEREHEGEAGVVYCQSRKRVEELAQTLVQNGINALPYHAGLPQDMRQSHQDRFLREEGVVMCATIAFGMGINKPDVRFVAHVDMPKNIEGYYQETGRAGRDGLPADAWMAYGLSDVVNQRRMIDESPAEEEFKQVMRGKLDALLGLAEATDCRRVRLLAYFGEQYGLGPASEGRPLQAVARTECGNCDNCLEPPALWDGTDAARKLLSTIFRVHEASKLTYGAGHIMDVLRGKETEKVAQYGHDKVSTFGIGKEYSEPQLRAVMRQLLATGALGLHKVVSENSGHVFDTLCLTPGSRAVLKGEVTVQLREAVAASRSKKQSKKSAANAAAINLGPDAQVRFINLKAWRAEVAKSHNLPAYVIFHDATLATIAELNPQSLQDLQGVSGMGAKKLEAYGAEVLRVVGV is encoded by the coding sequence GTGTCTTCCGCGCAATCCATTCTGCAAGCCGTCTTTGGCTACGAGCAATTTCGTGGCCCGCAGCAGGCCATCGTCTCGCATGTGATCGCGGGTGGCGATGCGCTGGTGCTCATGCCCACGGGCGGCGGCAAATCGCTGTGCTATCAGGTGCCGGCCATTGCGCGTCAGCAGCTGGGCCATGGGGTGAGCATCGTGGTCTCGCCGCTGATTGCGCTGATGCACGATCAGGTCGGCGCGCTGCACGAGGCCGGCATCAGCGCTGCCTATCTGAACTCCACCCTCAGCTACGACGAAACCCGCGAGGTGGAGCTGCGCCTGCAAAGCGGTGACATCACCTTGCTCTATGCGGCGCCCGAGCGCCTGAACACGCCGCGCTTTCTGGGCCTGCTCGACGATCTGCACGCCCAGGGCAAGCTGTCGTTGTTCGCCATCGACGAAGCGCATTGCGTGAGCCAGTGGGGTCATGACTTCCGCCCCGAATACCGGGCACTGACGGTGCTGCACGAGCGCTATGCGGGTGTGCCGCGCATCGCGCTCACGGCCACGGCCGACGCGCTGACGCGCGCCGACATCATCGAGCGCCTGCGCCTGGAGGCCGCGCAGCAGTTCATCAGCAGCTTCGACCGGCCCAATATCCGCTACAAGATCGCCGAAAAAAAAGACGTCACGAACCAGTTGCTGCGCTTCATCGAGCGCGAGCACGAGGGCGAGGCCGGCGTGGTCTATTGCCAGTCGCGCAAGCGTGTCGAGGAGCTGGCCCAGACCCTGGTGCAGAACGGCATCAATGCCCTGCCCTATCACGCGGGCCTGCCCCAGGACATGCGCCAGAGCCACCAGGACCGTTTTTTGCGCGAGGAAGGCGTGGTGATGTGCGCCACGATTGCCTTCGGCATGGGCATCAACAAGCCCGATGTGCGCTTTGTGGCCCATGTGGACATGCCCAAGAATATCGAAGGCTACTACCAGGAAACCGGGCGCGCGGGCCGCGACGGCCTGCCGGCCGACGCCTGGATGGCCTATGGCCTGTCCGACGTGGTCAACCAGCGCCGCATGATCGACGAAAGCCCGGCCGAGGAAGAATTCAAGCAGGTGATGCGCGGCAAGCTAGATGCGCTGCTGGGCCTGGCCGAAGCCACGGACTGCCGCCGCGTGCGCCTGCTGGCCTATTTCGGCGAGCAGTACGGCCTGGGTCCGGCCAGCGAAGGCCGCCCCTTGCAGGCCGTGGCCAGGACCGAATGCGGCAACTGCGACAACTGCCTGGAGCCACCTGCGCTATGGGATGGCACGGATGCGGCGCGCAAGCTACTGTCCACCATCTTCCGCGTGCACGAAGCCAGCAAACTCACCTATGGCGCGGGCCACATCATGGATGTGCTGCGCGGCAAGGAGACCGAAAAGGTTGCTCAGTACGGCCATGACAAGGTATCGACCTTCGGCATAGGCAAGGAATACAGCGAGCCGCAGCTGCGCGCCGTGATGCGCCAGTTGCTGGCCACGGGCGCCCTGGGCCTGCACAAGGTGGTCAGCGAGAACAGTGGCCATGTGTTCGACACGCTATGCCTGACCCCCGGCTCGCGCGCCGTTCTCAAGGGCGAGGTGACCGTGCAGCTACGCGAGGCCGTGGCCGCATCGCGCAGCAAGAAGCAGAGCAAGAAGTCGGCGGCGAATGCGGCGGCCATCAATCTGGGGCCCGATGCCCAGGTGCGCTTCATCAACCTCAAGGCCTGGCGCGCCGAAGTGGCCAAGTCGCACAATCTGCCCGCCTATGTGATCTTCCACGATGCCACGCTGGCGACGATTGCCGAGCTCAATCCGCAATCGTTGCAGGACCTGCAAGGCGTGAGCGGTATGGGTGCCAAGAAGTTGGAGGCCTATGGCGCCGAGGTGCTGAGGGTGGTTGGCGTGTAA